Below is a window of Drosophila miranda strain MSH22 chromosome 3, D.miranda_PacBio2.1, whole genome shotgun sequence DNA.
GCATATTTCCATCCTTATGCCCCGACAGTTAACGGCCCTGCCCCATGCCCCCGTACACCCCCCCGTGACTCTTTGGGCCTACCTTTGGTTGGCGGCGCGCTTTTAACGACAAAGTGTGAAATTTCATTGAATTTGAGCTCGTTGACAAAAGTGGAATGGCAACAGAAACACACGTAAAATCAGCGCCAACAATCGCTGGGATACACTGAAAGAAACACCTTCATAAAGCTACTTCTAGGAATGTGAGGTGTCGCTGTGGGCCCATGAGCTCATTATGTTCCAATTTTCAATGTAATTTTTGCATTGAATTTGTTGCCTGTGATCGTGACacttttctctctctgtgaATCAGCAGGGCAGGTGCTgtaatttgttgttgctgctgtaatTGCACTTGTTGTTttgcaaattaatttaaattataGTTTTTTGCTGTTTTGTTATCGCTGGCGAGCCGGTTAGGTGGAAGGTACATTTTAGAAGATGGAGTAGGGAGTACCACAGTTCGATGGTTGGGCCGATGGATAGACATATAATTTCTGTTTTAATGGCTAATTTAGTGGAAAGTAATAGCGGCAATTAATATGCCAACAACGCTggaaaatacaaatttttgcATTGTGTGTACAATATTATTTAATGCAAATTTTTAGAGAgaaaggagagagagaaatagtAGTGTAGAATGGTATAGAAACGGCAGTTATCAACACGTGCCCATAGATAGTCCTCTTTTTAAAGGGTATCCAAAAGTAATCCCGTTGTAATCGATGGTTTCACCATCCACTAGTCCCCATGTTGAATGCTCTATAAATTCAGAGAGCATTCGCACAGTTCTCTGCATGGGCCGCCGCACGACTTTGGCTTTAAGTAATTTTCTAATGACACCACAGAGGAAAAATGAGTCTCGGTGCCTTTGGGGTCACCTTGCCCCCCCACTATCCCCACTATCCTCACTATCCTGACTATTCCTGCCTGTCCCCGCcatactgctgctgctgctggcgacgtTCATTAGATTAAAAGCAATTTACAGTAAAACTTTTTCCCACAACCGCCTTCTGGCCGGGCCGACTGCTCCTCCGCCTCGTTCTTATCCTCGTGCTCGTCCTTCCCTTGGTGGCTCTTCAGCTGCTGGCCCTCCTTTTTCATGTGGCCACCACGgctccttctgctgctccaAACACGTGCTGCAGCATTTGGTGACGCTCACATGTTCGCCGAGCGCCGAGCGCCGTGCAAATGTGGCCACCATTTCGCCACCCCACTATCcgtctctctcgctcgctcttctctctcctctccctctttgaGAGTAATTTGGCGCCTTTTTGGTTTATATTTTTTGGAATTCAACAAATTTGCGGATTTGGTTtgtaatttattaaatttatcgCATGCTTCCGTCCAGGGGGACACCtacccccccaccccccaccccccataCGCCTGCTAATGTCTGCGGTGGCGCCCTTTCCGGTGGGGCACACCAGAGTCCTTCTGCTTTTAGCATCTGCAACATTTGTTGATGACAACCGAAAGACACAGAGTGCAACATTTCgttcactctctctctctctctcgctctagcactgtatctgtgtgtgtctatctatgggtgtgtgtgtgtctgtgtgtggaaCGCCCATTTAGGGGAAGTCATTCGGAGCTTAGAAGTTATTATTTTGATTTATAGAAAAAGTTGCTTTAGCGAGCGAAAGTTGCTCGTGCGAAGGCGGGGAGGGGGCAACATCCTGCCTAAAGGAGCAACTTTGAAATGACTTCATGCATTTGATGGCGGAACAGAAACTGGATTCGGAGAACAGACAACATCCGCAGAACCACCAACAACAATACCATCTATACACATGTATGGGGTAATCTAATCAAGTATCCAGAATCAGGAATACACAAAGGCTCTCGTACACAGGAAAATATGGGCTTAGTTTCCCTCTTGGGTGACGGCTGCCACCTGCACCGAGACCTCGTTCTGCGGCACCTCCTTCTGTCGCTGGCAGCCACTCGCACAGGGAGTTTCGTGGATACAGCAGCCCGCATCACCCAGCCCGGCATCATCGCACGTGTGATCATCCTTGCAGTAGACATTGTAGAGCTCCGAGCAGTCCGTATTGGACACGTTGCGCCAGCCCTTCTCGTTGATGTGGTACAGCCGGACAATTCCGCCCGAGTAGGCGTCCTTGCTGGTGGCATGGTAGATGGCACGCCTGGCCAGATCGAAGGCCTCCTGGTCGGTCATTGTGAAGCGGTGCCCCGTGTCCAGGACGCCCAGGGCGTAGGGCGAGCCGCTACCCACCGCAAAGACATTGCCGTGGCAGCGCATCCCCTCCGAGTCCACGTAGATTAGCTTGGGGCCCTCGTCGTCGTAGCCGGCCAGCATCATGCCCATGACCAGGCCCATGCCCTTGTATTCGGCGGAGATGTTGACGATCATCCGCGCCGCCGCGTCCACGGAGAGGCGCCGCTTGAAGCGCAGCTCGTGCAGCCGACTGTCCCGGGCCAGCACTCGGTCCCAGTAGACACAGTCGGCCGCTCCGCCGGCCAGGGTCCCCAGCATGTAGTCGTTCAGCTCGACGATCTTCTTCATCGTCTGCGATCCGATGTACTGTCCCGAAGTGGCCCTCGAGTCCGCGCAGAGCACCACCCCGCCCTGGTACTTGAATCCCAGGGTGGTTGTGCCGTGGGCAAAGTCCATCTTAACCCCACAGTGGGCCAGAATTTTGGGTAAATTCTCCACCGGCTGGAAGGACAGGGAATGGATTAGTCAGTCTTCTGGATTGGTTGCCTCGCGCTCTTACATCTTCGAATGGTGGCGCCATCAGGGCGTAGGGATTCTCAAAGTTGCTGGTGGCTTCCCGCACCAGCTCCTTCTGCCACTCGGTCTGCAAATGGTCGAAGCGCCGCATGAAGGGCCATCGATCGACGCCGCATATTCCCTCCAGTGC
It encodes the following:
- the LOC117185719 gene encoding proteasome subunit beta type-5-like; this encodes MALEGICGVDRWPFMRRFDHLQTEWQKELVREATSNFENPYALMAPPFEDPVENLPKILAHCGVKMDFAHGTTTLGFKYQGGVVLCADSRATSGQYIGSQTMKKIVELNDYMLGTLAGGAADCVYWDRVLARDSRLHELRFKRRLSVDAAARMIVNISAEYKGMGLVMGMMLAGYDDEGPKLIYVDSEGMRCHGNVFAVGSGSPYALGVLDTGHRFTMTDQEAFDLARRAIYHATSKDAYSGGIVRLYHINEKGWRNVSNTDCSELYNVYCKDDHTCDDAGLGDAGCCIHETPCASGCQRQKEVPQNEVSVQVAAVTQEGN